Genomic DNA from Hordeum vulgare subsp. vulgare chromosome 2H, MorexV3_pseudomolecules_assembly, whole genome shotgun sequence:
agatacctgtagagcatctttatagttacccagttacgttgcgacgtttgatacacgcaaagcattcctccggtgtcagtgagttatatgatctcatggtcataggaataaatacttgacacgcagaaaacagtagcaacaaaatgacacgatcaacattctacgtctattagtttgggtctagtccatcacgtgattctcctaatgacgtgatccagttatcaagcaacaacaccttgttcataatgagaagacactaactatctttgatcaactggctagccaactagaggcttgctagggatggtgttttgtctatgtatcccgggtctaaagcttatgtgtaagcaaaATGATGTCCTACAAAGCGATCTTtgaaggaacacacctatatgagcctgaccgctggtcacagtctatgagattggggtgatctctagtaaactcatgaataataGGCCACTAGTGTGaccaatatgctccacccgaggggccagctttcggtagcctagtactagtaagacttgtggtgaatcttctttacgccaaattgacaattcaaggcatagtccattgttcaattGTAAAATAGTGTAGctgcttgctctaggtgaagctcaacattAACATGTCTTCACTGAAATACTGGTATatcaaaacagtgattggaacgagaagAACACAATGTgctcttgagatctggtggggaatTATTGAAATCttagatgggcctaaggcccatgagacaatttcagaaaatctctaagggcccatgtaggtggtggcatgacaaggtggtggtgggaagtttagtcccactccgctagtggagaagaagtcggacccctttataagggcctctcttctacatgctattggagagtgagaagaaaaaagaccctcgcgcactcctcctccgtccgcctcgccacgcctcgccGCGGGTtgtgggaatgagccgagccgagctcatacctaagcgcttattttttatataagcagggctaacgctaaccctagccgtcacgagattaGATCGCTTCTGCCTCACGAGCTCgttcctttgctgctgctgccgccggcggctccgtctcgttcaccgcgtacacggtcggcgggagagcaggcctccgaaaccccgcctctccggatCCTCTAGGGAAGAGggacgattaggtttttggggagcgatcacgcgactactcgcctccgtccgtctgcttcgtataCGTCCATGTCGCCCTCATCATCACCATGTCTTCATCAACCGAAGCCGTTCGTCTCAccagcgagaaggccgaagccgagaagaaggcggcagaggatgttgccgccgccaccgctgctgctacgaccaagtggccgatcggagggtataacTTGTTTATCCCGCTCATATTTATTTTAGCCctagtagtactccctccgtcacagtttataaggaaTGCAcatgtacctaggtcgtcaatttgacttatataaaatatattgtttaacataaaaattatatcattaaaaagttgaacatctaaagtttctaatgatatattttttgtaatatatgtctctCATTAAATTGGTCAAATTGacaacctagatacacgtgccggacttataaactgaaacagAGGAAGCACTAGCTATATGCGTAGTACGGAGTATTTGCTAGCGTGCTCTATAATTAGTATGTCATAAATCTAATCAAtgtcatgttagtaattattttatgaattaatctagtcggaaaattgcctatttacgcaACATTTTGTATTTGGTTGACTATCGCCAATGCGTCACCTACTGATATGGAGGTATAACTTGCAATATTTGTACTAGCTGATTGTGTGAGCTTTATAATGTTCTTTATTCTACAATTACGTCACGGAAACATTTTTATGCATCTTTCAGCCGTTGCTTGTAGTCCCAATACGTAACAGCTTCATCAACGTATCCGCACGTTACACGGTTGCCAGTCGTCGATTGCTTTTCTACCGTATATACGTAGATTTCGCAATCCAGTGGAGTGGCCAAAAAAGAGTCGTTGCAGAGCAATAAAACCCATTTATTAACCGCGGTAGAAACTCCCGGCGACATTTAAAATCCACGCCCGGATTTACCACGTCGTTCTCATTGAATGCCACAAGAGGATCATCATGGGCCACTCTGACAGGCATCCCATGCCGAATTTAAAACACACATTTACTTTGCCCACCAGCATCCCAGCCACAGCCACACCCGCCGTCCCAACCCGCTCCCTCACCCTCTCACTGACATCCCGACCCGCCCCCGCGCGGCCCCGCCCAACAGCCACCCCCAGAAAAGCAGCCCATCGGTGCCCCCAAAGTCCCAGCCCCGCAGCCAGGAGCCAGCCGCGGTCGCTGTCGCCACCCCCTGCCCCCGGATCCCACCACCGGTTTCGTGCCGCGGTTGCTCACATCACACCACACCACGCACGGCTGcttccctctcccctcccccctcctcgctcgctcgctcgctcgcgtGTGTATAGCGTACCCGTACCCAACCGGGGAGATTTCGGGGGCCATCCAGCTCCAGGGGCGGAAGGGTCATTCCCGCTGCCCACATTAATTAAGTCCACACGAGCCGCAGCCCCACGCCCCACGCCGCCTTCGCTAGCGGACGAGCCGGCTCTCCCCAAACTGCCCCTCTCACCGTCGCCTCCAAAACTACCTCCGCCTTCCTCCTCACTCAGGCCCCTCCGCTCAGCCCCGCACCCGCGCCAATGGCCGATTCGCCGAACCCTAGCTCCGGGGACCTCCCCTCGCCCGCCGGGAGCTCGCCCGAGAAGCCCTACCCCGCGGATCGACGCGTCGCGGCGCTCGCCGGCGCGGGCGCGAGGTACAAGGCCATGTCCCCCGCGCGGCTGCCGATCTCGCGCGAGTCCTGCCTCACCATCCCCGCCGGCTTCAGCCCCTCAGCGCTCCTCGACTCCCCCGTGCTCCTCACCAACTTCAAGGTGATTGCCGCCTCGCTCTACTGCACCTGTCGCCTCTCcgcctgctgttacttgttactgcgGGATCTGCGCCCGTGTCACGCTGAGCTCAGTTTGAGCTGGGGAAAAGGAGGGATTCCGATGCGCATTAGCTCAGCGCTCTAGTTTATGTCTACATTTGCGCCGGGGAATTGGCTCGTGGCCTCGGAATAACGCGCTTTTCCCTGTGCGCTTTCGCATTTCCGGCGGTGACATGAGGATTCTGGAACTTCCTTTTTTGCGAGGGTTCTTCGTGATATGTTTGTTTTCCCTCCGTTTCTTCTTTTGGAGCGTCCCCGCGCCGTCTACTTGCTGCAGAGTGAGGTGGATGCTGTTGCTTGTGCGTCTGCAGGGAATTATTCTGTTAGTTATGCACACACTTGGTGGCTACGAGAACAAATCATCATTTGACATTCCTTTTACGGGGCCTTTGTAGGGCCTTATTTAAGGAAACAACCCCCTCGGCTCTGGCCGGTATTGTGCTGGTGGTGTGCTAAGATATGGTGCTCGTCTAGAAGGAAATCGCCAAGTAATTGTGCTCGGGTTGACCGTTTGGTTGTTATTCTTCCTCGGGATTGGTTGTAGATGTGGTATTTGTTTTCCTGAGCCCTCTTGTTGGCAGCCTACAAACTGAAATAGCCCTTGCTTGCTGCGCATAGTCACTTGGTCCCAGCATCATTGTTCCTTtctttgtcttgctctgttgttcTTGCCggccttcttctttctcttcatgTTCCCTTTTCCAACCATAGGATAAAATGATTGGCAAACATGTTCTTTTTGAAGAAGAATATTTATTAAGGTGACATTTATTTCAGAGGGCGCGGTAGTACTTCATATATGCAATTTGCAGGCTATAGTGCTGTTGTACTTTTTTTTCCGCATTCACAAGTATTCAGAGGTCTTAAAGTGTGGTAGCATTGAAAATAGTTAACAAGATTTTCTTCCAGGTTGAACCTTCACCAACAACTGGTAGTCTGGGCATGGCTGCGATTCTGCACAAGAGCGCTCATCCAGACATGCTGCCTTCGCCACGGGATAAATCTGTTCGTAATGCCCATGAAGATAGGGGTTCTAGGGATTTTGAATTCAAGCCTCATCTGAATTCGTCTTCTCAATCACTGGTACACaacctttaattttcttttctGTGTCCTATAGAGATTAATGCACTTTATCTTGCAGAACATTAAGATGAAATTTAAGCATTTTGTTTCTAGATGACCCTGCAACTTTTTTTGGCCTTTATTGTGCATATTATATAATTTGGCCAGGTTCTTGAATTGTTGCATAATTCATAATGTTGCCTCTCTTTTGTAAATGTATCTATGAGTTACATATTTTATTCTGATATTTTTTGGATGATAGGAAGGTAACGCTATTCCAGATGCATGGCAAATCTCAATATAAAACTCATTAACTCAATATTCATGTGCAGCATTACTTCTTTCACATGTTGTGGAGAAGTTTCTTTATAAATGGTAGAGTTTGAAGGAAGTATTTTGAATGGCAGTTTGGGGAAAACCTATGGTACATATGTAGTTAGATCTATCTGTGCTTGCTATATTAGTCACATCCTTTCTTAATTCGTTGACTTGTTTTTACATATTTAGTTTTGCATTGTGTAACATTTGTGATGTCATATTTTGTACTGCAGGCTCCTGCTATGAGTGATCTAAAAAAACATGAGCATTCTATGCAAAATCAGAGTATGAATCCCAGCTCATCATCTAGCAATATGGTGAATGAAAACAGACCTCCCTGTTCACGTGAGTCGAGTCTTACAGTGAATGTAAGTGCTCAGAACCAACCTGTTGGAATGGTTGGTTTGACTGACAGCATGCCTGCTGAAGTTGGTACATCTGAGCCGCAGCAGATGAATAGCTCTGACAATGCCATGCAAGAGCCGCAGTCTGAAAATGTTGCTGACAAGTCGGCAGATGATGGCTACAACTGGCGGAAATACGGGCAGAAGCATGTCAAGGGAAGTGAAAACCCTAGAAGTTACTACAAGTGCACACATCCTAATTGTGAAGTAAAAAAGCTATTGGAGCGTGCAGTTGATGGTCTGATCACGGAAGTTGTCTATAAGGGACGCCACAATCATCCTAAGCCCCAGCCCAATAGGAGGTTAGCTGGTGGTGCAGTTCCTTCAAACCAGGGTGAAGAACGATATGACGGCGCTTCAGCTGCTGATGGTGAGCTGTTTGTCATAATTACTTCGAAATACTGTATCAGGTCCCTATAGTTTGGAGCTTGGCATCCTGCGTTCTCGTATCCAATTTGGAAAGTTTATCAACATCTTTGGTTGAATTTTAGCATTCCCTTGCTTCTGTTCCCTCCTCTTGAGTAGCTTCCTATTTTTATGTACTTATAAATGTATAGTACTCCCTCCAATCCATATGAGTTGTCGCTGAAACAGATGTATCTAGACGTATTTCAGTGCTAGATACATCCGTTTGAGTgacaagtaatatggatcggagggagtagtaaaaacCGTCAGTTCAAAATTGTAAAATTCTTGGAAATGAATCCCTTAAAGTAAAAAAACTCAAATTTAATACGAGTTTCCCTGAGTTGAATTTGGGCATCACAATAGATATATTGATCAGTCCATACAAAAAAGAGAACTTGTGGTAAATATGCTTTTAATTGTTTCTAGTCATTGTTTTGTCGGTATCTCAGACTTTTATGCTGATTTGCAGATAAATCTTCCAATGCTCTTAGCAACCTTGCTAATCCGGTACATTCGCCTGGTATGGTTGAGCCTGTTCCAGCTTCAGTTAGTGATGATGACATCGATGCTGGAGGTGGAAGACCCTACCCTGGGGATGATGCTACTGAGGAGGAGGATTTAGAGTCGAAACGCAGGTATGCTTGGTTTGGACTTGGTGAATTTATGCACCTCTAAAGAATCATTCCTGTCAGTTGTCAAGTGCTAATCTTCTTGTCTACAACTATCATCAACTATGAAAACAGGAAAATGGAGTCTGCTGGTATTGATGCTGCTCTGATGGGTAAACCTAACCGTGAGCCCCGTGTCGTCGTTCAAACTGTAAGTGAGGTTGACATCTTGGATGATGGCTATCGTTGGCGGAAATATGGACAGAAAGTTGTCAAAGGAAACCCCAATCCACGGTAAGTACTTATTTCTTCATTAGTTACATTTTATCCTTTTATTGTCTGGCTTGTGAGAAGATTGTCATCGTAATGGTAAATATCTACTCTGGCTATGTTTTATGGATTAGTTGCTAAGAACTTTTGCACTATGTATTTTGCGACATGTCTATGCATAATTGTATTTTGTATGCTTGCTCAATCACGAGTCATGCATTTGTCGAGTTTTACCCCTAACATAAGAGAGCctgtgattatgatgatgaacaagtATTCTacatttctactccctccgtccgataaTATAAGTGCGTTTTTGCTCTTAtaatatgggacggagggagtacttcacaCCTATGCTCAAGGTTTTATATGAATGAATTAAGTGGACCGGTGAAGACATGTGGTAGATGAAGATGAAATATCGGTTACTTCACCTTAATCACTGTTGGTGATCACATGCGGAGATGGGAGAATTCCTATTCCGCAGTGCATACTACAATCAGCACATGTGTCTTGAAGGCCGCTCAAAGCTCAACCACGTTTAGTCTGTCGTAGTTTTACCATTCAATTTTAGTATTATTTATGTGGGCAGGTACAGAGGTACTGTCCATTAGTATTGTTATATGATGAGTTTCCCCCCTTCTCGTGAAGACCACATTTAACGGCACATATAATTTTGAGGATCATATAACATataatgaaaaacaaaaaaatacaccTCATTTGTGTCATGGTACAGAATTATATTGATGTATCATGTATGTATGCTTCTATACAATGAGCCCTGCAACACTATAGTTAGCAGAGATAATAAAACTAGAAAGCAATGTTTCACTGTTAAATTATAGTCCCTCCGATCCATGTTACTCGTCACTGATTTAGTACAAACTTCTAAATCAGTGACAAATAATATGGATCAGAGGGAGTACTATATAAAATATTATCCTTAAGCATACAAAGTGAACGCATTTGATTGGCTGGTATATGTCTGTTTTAGGAAGGGTGACCTTTGGCTTGAAGTCCATGTGCGCAGCCAGTTTTTTTATTCATGGGGTGCAAGGCTTTAGAATAATCCCTTGGAGTTTGAGTTGCTAGCTAG
This window encodes:
- the LOC123425541 gene encoding WRKY transcription factor SUSIBA2, with protein sequence MADSPNPSSGDLPSPAGSSPEKPYPADRRVAALAGAGARYKAMSPARLPISRESCLTIPAGFSPSALLDSPVLLTNFKVEPSPTTGSLGMAAILHKSAHPDMLPSPRDKSVRNAHEDRGSRDFEFKPHLNSSSQSLAPAMSDLKKHEHSMQNQSMNPSSSSSNMVNENRPPCSRESSLTVNVSAQNQPVGMVGLTDSMPAEVGTSEPQQMNSSDNAMQEPQSENVADKSADDGYNWRKYGQKHVKGSENPRSYYKCTHPNCEVKKLLERAVDGLITEVVYKGRHNHPKPQPNRRLAGGAVPSNQGEERYDGASAADDKSSNALSNLANPVHSPGMVEPVPASVSDDDIDAGGGRPYPGDDATEEEDLESKRRKMESAGIDAALMGKPNREPRVVVQTVSEVDILDDGYRWRKYGQKVVKGNPNPRSYYKCTSTGCPVRKHVERASHDPKSVITTYEGKHNHEVPAARNATHEMSAPPMKNVVHQINSNMPSSIGGMMRACEARNYTNQYSQAAETDTVSLDLGVGISPNHSDATNQMQSSGPDQMQYQMQTMGSMYGNMRHPSSMAAPAVQGNSAGRMYGSREEKGNEGFTFRATPMDHSANLCYSSAGNLVMGP